A genomic stretch from Setaria italica strain Yugu1 chromosome VII, Setaria_italica_v2.0, whole genome shotgun sequence includes:
- the LOC101769022 gene encoding receptor-like serine/threonine-protein kinase SD1-8 isoform X2 produces MEANWSHLLNLLLVLLSPIAFAAGFADTLGKAGNITGDETLVSANGTFTMGFFFLGPSTNKKYYLGIWFSVSSSDAICWVANSERPLSDKTGALVLSDTGSLLLRDGSGQVAWSSNSTIASSSSVEAQLLETGNLVVRDQGSGNVLLWQSFDHPSNTMLSGMKVGKNLWSGAEWHLTSWRSADDPSPGPYRQVLDTSGLPDFVLLDGNATIYRCGPWNGRSFSGVTEALGNTYTDLLTLGVTISPGEISYSYTSKPGAALTRLVVTDDGKVNRVVWDKSSRGWTHQPIFQGPRDPCDDYGKCGSFGLCDVSSVLSFCDCLRGFSPASPSAWSRDTSGCRRNVKLQCSSNGVTTDGFVLVKGVKLPDTHNASVDMGMSMKECRSRCRANCSCLAYAAADIRGGGVPSGCVMWTDNIVDLRYVNHGQDLYLRLAKSELDKDFPLAAVVAPVAFVGAALALFLLIWWRNKTKRNASDGPWSPTMGDLSFDLPTVKMATGDFCQSHVIGEGGFAVVYKGELPDGRTVAVKRLKQSALTDKGRSDFAREVDVMANVRHGNLLRLLAYCNEGGERILIYAFMPNKSLDLYIFGEPSDRARLNWRQRLDIIHGVAHGVAYLHQGSEESVVHRDLKPSNILLDDNWKPKIADFNTAKLFIKDQPDQSDPTIVVSPGYASPEYLQGEMTLKCDVYSFGVILLETLSGQRNSPTKGAISNAREFWQQDRAMALLDPTVPLPLSTPDSEMRSELERYVKIGLLCVQEAPENRPDMSAVVAMLTTRNSDINLLPRAALQNVAAATCT; encoded by the exons ATGGAAGCAAACTGGAGCCACCTTCTCAACCTCCTCCTGGTTCTACTTTCTCCCATAGCCTTCGCCGCCGGTTTTGCTGACACGCTCGGCAAGGCTGGCAACATCACCGGCGACGAGACGCTCGTCTCGGCCAATGGAACATTTACCATgggtttcttcttcctcgggcCGTCAACCAACAAGAAGTACTACCTAGGCATATGGTTCTCAGTGTCTAGTAGTGATGCCATCTGCTGGGTGGCCAACAGTGAGCGCCCTCTCTCCGACAAGACCGGCGCGCTGGTGCTCAGCGACACGGGGAGCCTTCTCCTGCGAGACGGCTCCGGCCAGGTCGCGTGGTCGTCCAACTCCACCATCGCCTCCTCTTCATCGGTGGAGGCGCAGCTCCTCGAGACCGGCAACCTGGTCGTGCGCGACCAAGGCAGCGGCAACGTCCTGCTTTGGCAATCGTTCGATCACCCGTCGAACACCATGCTGTCCGGCATGAAGGTGGGCAAGAACCTGTGGAGCGGAGCCGAGTGGCACCTCACGTCTTGGAGATCGGCCGACGACCCGTCACCGGGGCCCTACCGCCAGGTGCTGGACACCAGCGGCCTACCGGACTTCGTCTTGTTGGACGGCAACGCCACGATCTACCGCTGTGGCCCCTGGAACGGCCGGTCGTTCAGCGGCGTCACGGAGGCTTTGGGGAACACGTACACTGACCTGCTCACGTTGGGTGTGACGATTAGTCCGGGAGAGATCTCGTACAGTTACACTTCTAAACCCGGCGCCGCCTTGACTCGTTTGGTGGTGACGGACGACGGCAAGGTCAATCGCGTCGTGTGGGATAAGAGCAGCCGGGGATGGACGCATCAGCCCATCTTTCAAGGCCCAAGGGATCCCTGCGACGACTACGGCAAGTGCGGATCGTTTGGTCTGTGCGACGTCAGTTCGGTGTTGTCCTTCTGCGACTGCCTCAGGGGCTTTAGCCCTGCGTCGCCTTCGGCGTGGAGTAGGGATACCTCGGGCTGCCGGCGGAACGTGAAGCTGCAGTGTAGTAGCAATGGGGTCACGACGGATGGCTTCGTGCTGGTGAAAGGGGTGAAGCTTCCCGACACGCACAACGCATCGGTGGACATGGGCATGTCGATGAAGGAATGCAGGAGTAGGTGCCGCGCAAACTGTTCGTGCTTGGCCTACGCCGCCGCGGATATCCGGGGAGGCGGTGTTCCTAGCGGCTGCGTCATGTGGACGGATAACATCGTCGATCTTCGTTATGTCAACCATGGGCAGGATCTGTACCTGAGGCTGGCCAAGTCTGAACTAG ACAAGGATTTCCCTCTCGCGGCTGTTGTTGCACCGGTAGCGTTCGTTGGTGCTGCACTTGCCCTGTTCCTCCTGATTTGGTGGAGAAACAAAACCAAACGCAACGCCTCAG ATGGTCCTTGGAGCCCAACTATGGGCGATCTCTCTTTCGATCTGCCTACTGTAAAGATGGCGACGGGGGATTTCTGCCAAAGCCATGTTATTGGTGAAGGTGGATTCGCTGTAGTGTACAAG GGCGAATTACCTGACGGGAGAACGGTTGCGGTGAAGAGGTTGAAGCAGTCAGCTCTCACCGACAAAGGCAGGAGCGATTTCGCAAGGGAGGTGGATGTGATGGCCAATGTCAGGCATGGCAACCTCCTCCGTCTCCTTGCCTACTGCAACGAAGGCGGCGAGCGCATACTGATTTATGCCTTCATGCCCAACAAGAGCTTAGACCTCTACATATTTG GCGAACCTAGCGACCGCGCTAGGCTGAACTGGAGGCAGAGGTTGGATATAATCCATGGCGTCGCGCACGGCGTCGCATATCTTCACCAGGGATCGGAGGAAAGCGTCGTCCACAGAGATCTCAAGCCTTCCAACATACTACTAGATGATAACTGGAAACCAAAGATAGCCGACTTCAACACTGCCAAGTTGTTCATCAAAGATCAGCCAGATCAGTCTGATCCGACCATTGTTGTTTCACC GGGATATGCATCTCCGGAGTATTTGCAAGGCGAGATGACACTGAAgtgcgacgtgtacagctttgGTGTCATCCTGCTAGAAACCCTTAGCGGGCAAAGGAACAGCCCCACAAAGGGAGCAATTTCAAAT GCACGGGAGTTCTGGCAGCAGGACAGGGCGATGGCTCTTCTCGATCCAACGGTTCCCCTGCCTCTGTCTACGCCTGATTCCGAGATGAGGTCCGAGCTCGAGAGGTACGTCAAGATTGGGCTTCTCTGCGTGCAGGAGGCACCGGAAAACAGGCCGGACATGTCCGCCGTTGTCGCCATGCTCACCACCCGGAACTCAGACATCAACCTGCTGCCGCGCGCTGCGCTGCAGAACGTGGCCGCTGCCACATGTACATGA
- the LOC101769022 gene encoding G-type lectin S-receptor-like serine/threonine-protein kinase At4g27290 isoform X1: MSRAGRGRSCGKLHPILVWREGGSEAPGLWREAEGDWARAAGSVGGAAAGVLSSAAAVKNRRRESVKGGPLSSSPRRRKRWRRRRIWRQTRELLGEVHILIYLKSPTDRQRQVATTCLSRLRSRRAEDMEANWSHLLNLLLVLLSPIAFAAGFADTLGKAGNITGDETLVSANGTFTMGFFFLGPSTNKKYYLGIWFSVSSSDAICWVANSERPLSDKTGALVLSDTGSLLLRDGSGQVAWSSNSTIASSSSVEAQLLETGNLVVRDQGSGNVLLWQSFDHPSNTMLSGMKVGKNLWSGAEWHLTSWRSADDPSPGPYRQVLDTSGLPDFVLLDGNATIYRCGPWNGRSFSGVTEALGNTYTDLLTLGVTISPGEISYSYTSKPGAALTRLVVTDDGKVNRVVWDKSSRGWTHQPIFQGPRDPCDDYGKCGSFGLCDVSSVLSFCDCLRGFSPASPSAWSRDTSGCRRNVKLQCSSNGVTTDGFVLVKGVKLPDTHNASVDMGMSMKECRSRCRANCSCLAYAAADIRGGGVPSGCVMWTDNIVDLRYVNHGQDLYLRLAKSELDKDFPLAAVVAPVAFVGAALALFLLIWWRNKTKRNASDGPWSPTMGDLSFDLPTVKMATGDFCQSHVIGEGGFAVVYKGELPDGRTVAVKRLKQSALTDKGRSDFAREVDVMANVRHGNLLRLLAYCNEGGERILIYAFMPNKSLDLYIFGEPSDRARLNWRQRLDIIHGVAHGVAYLHQGSEESVVHRDLKPSNILLDDNWKPKIADFNTAKLFIKDQPDQSDPTIVVSPGYASPEYLQGEMTLKCDVYSFGVILLETLSGQRNSPTKGAISNAREFWQQDRAMALLDPTVPLPLSTPDSEMRSELERYVKIGLLCVQEAPENRPDMSAVVAMLTTRNSDINLLPRAALQNVAAATCT, translated from the exons ATGAGTCGGGCAGGAAGAGGAAGATCGTGCGGGAAGCTGCATCCCATTTTGGTTTGGCGAGAGGGAGGCAGCGAAGCACCTGGACTATGGAG AGAGGCGGAGGGAgattgggcgcgggcggccggcagcgtcggtggtgcggcggccggcgtcctGAGCTCGGCCGCGGCCGTGAAGAATAGGAGGAGGGAGAGTGTGAAGGGAggtcctctctcctcctcaccTCGGCGAAGGAAgcgctggaggcggcgacggatcTGGCGCCAGACGAGGGAGCTCCTCGGGGAGGTCCACATTCTTATATATCTTAAGTCCCCAACTGATCGGCAACGGCAAGTTGCTACAACCTGTCTTTCTCGTCTACGTTCTCGACGCGCAGAGGACATGGAAGCAAACTGGAGCCACCTTCTCAACCTCCTCCTGGTTCTACTTTCTCCCATAGCCTTCGCCGCCGGTTTTGCTGACACGCTCGGCAAGGCTGGCAACATCACCGGCGACGAGACGCTCGTCTCGGCCAATGGAACATTTACCATgggtttcttcttcctcgggcCGTCAACCAACAAGAAGTACTACCTAGGCATATGGTTCTCAGTGTCTAGTAGTGATGCCATCTGCTGGGTGGCCAACAGTGAGCGCCCTCTCTCCGACAAGACCGGCGCGCTGGTGCTCAGCGACACGGGGAGCCTTCTCCTGCGAGACGGCTCCGGCCAGGTCGCGTGGTCGTCCAACTCCACCATCGCCTCCTCTTCATCGGTGGAGGCGCAGCTCCTCGAGACCGGCAACCTGGTCGTGCGCGACCAAGGCAGCGGCAACGTCCTGCTTTGGCAATCGTTCGATCACCCGTCGAACACCATGCTGTCCGGCATGAAGGTGGGCAAGAACCTGTGGAGCGGAGCCGAGTGGCACCTCACGTCTTGGAGATCGGCCGACGACCCGTCACCGGGGCCCTACCGCCAGGTGCTGGACACCAGCGGCCTACCGGACTTCGTCTTGTTGGACGGCAACGCCACGATCTACCGCTGTGGCCCCTGGAACGGCCGGTCGTTCAGCGGCGTCACGGAGGCTTTGGGGAACACGTACACTGACCTGCTCACGTTGGGTGTGACGATTAGTCCGGGAGAGATCTCGTACAGTTACACTTCTAAACCCGGCGCCGCCTTGACTCGTTTGGTGGTGACGGACGACGGCAAGGTCAATCGCGTCGTGTGGGATAAGAGCAGCCGGGGATGGACGCATCAGCCCATCTTTCAAGGCCCAAGGGATCCCTGCGACGACTACGGCAAGTGCGGATCGTTTGGTCTGTGCGACGTCAGTTCGGTGTTGTCCTTCTGCGACTGCCTCAGGGGCTTTAGCCCTGCGTCGCCTTCGGCGTGGAGTAGGGATACCTCGGGCTGCCGGCGGAACGTGAAGCTGCAGTGTAGTAGCAATGGGGTCACGACGGATGGCTTCGTGCTGGTGAAAGGGGTGAAGCTTCCCGACACGCACAACGCATCGGTGGACATGGGCATGTCGATGAAGGAATGCAGGAGTAGGTGCCGCGCAAACTGTTCGTGCTTGGCCTACGCCGCCGCGGATATCCGGGGAGGCGGTGTTCCTAGCGGCTGCGTCATGTGGACGGATAACATCGTCGATCTTCGTTATGTCAACCATGGGCAGGATCTGTACCTGAGGCTGGCCAAGTCTGAACTAG ACAAGGATTTCCCTCTCGCGGCTGTTGTTGCACCGGTAGCGTTCGTTGGTGCTGCACTTGCCCTGTTCCTCCTGATTTGGTGGAGAAACAAAACCAAACGCAACGCCTCAG ATGGTCCTTGGAGCCCAACTATGGGCGATCTCTCTTTCGATCTGCCTACTGTAAAGATGGCGACGGGGGATTTCTGCCAAAGCCATGTTATTGGTGAAGGTGGATTCGCTGTAGTGTACAAG GGCGAATTACCTGACGGGAGAACGGTTGCGGTGAAGAGGTTGAAGCAGTCAGCTCTCACCGACAAAGGCAGGAGCGATTTCGCAAGGGAGGTGGATGTGATGGCCAATGTCAGGCATGGCAACCTCCTCCGTCTCCTTGCCTACTGCAACGAAGGCGGCGAGCGCATACTGATTTATGCCTTCATGCCCAACAAGAGCTTAGACCTCTACATATTTG GCGAACCTAGCGACCGCGCTAGGCTGAACTGGAGGCAGAGGTTGGATATAATCCATGGCGTCGCGCACGGCGTCGCATATCTTCACCAGGGATCGGAGGAAAGCGTCGTCCACAGAGATCTCAAGCCTTCCAACATACTACTAGATGATAACTGGAAACCAAAGATAGCCGACTTCAACACTGCCAAGTTGTTCATCAAAGATCAGCCAGATCAGTCTGATCCGACCATTGTTGTTTCACC GGGATATGCATCTCCGGAGTATTTGCAAGGCGAGATGACACTGAAgtgcgacgtgtacagctttgGTGTCATCCTGCTAGAAACCCTTAGCGGGCAAAGGAACAGCCCCACAAAGGGAGCAATTTCAAAT GCACGGGAGTTCTGGCAGCAGGACAGGGCGATGGCTCTTCTCGATCCAACGGTTCCCCTGCCTCTGTCTACGCCTGATTCCGAGATGAGGTCCGAGCTCGAGAGGTACGTCAAGATTGGGCTTCTCTGCGTGCAGGAGGCACCGGAAAACAGGCCGGACATGTCCGCCGTTGTCGCCATGCTCACCACCCGGAACTCAGACATCAACCTGCTGCCGCGCGCTGCGCTGCAGAACGTGGCCGCTGCCACATGTACATGA